From the genome of Sediminibacter sp. Hel_I_10:
TCTTACCACCGCTTTTGAGCCTGTAAAATGTCATGAGTTTATTACAGAAAGTACTTTTGGGCTGCCTATTTACAATTGGCAAAAAGAAGAAGACATCCAACAGCAAATGCGAAGTTGGGTGCTTAATAACCAATCCAAAAACAGAACAAGCGTCTTTATTGGGTATTCTTTGGGTAAGGCCCAACGCATTATGAAATTAATGGATGGGCTTGATGAGATATACGTGCACAGCGCCATTTATAATATCAACGAAGCCATACAGTCCTCAGGTATAGAATTACCTAAAACGAAACGATGGACGGTAGATCTAGACAAGAAAGCGATTCAAAATAAAATTATCATTGTTCCTCCTGCCTTGTTGGGCTCTAATATGATTAAGAAAATCCCTAATGCTGCAACCGCCATCTGTTCTGGATGGATGCAAATACGGGGCAATAAACGATGGCAATCTGTAGATGCGGGTTTTCCAGTGAGTGACCATGCCGATTGGAATGGATTGCTTTCCGCAGTAAAAGCTACCGAAGCAGAGAAAGTATATGTAACGCATGGATCTCAAGCGATTTTTTCAAAATATTTAAATGAAATCGGTATTTATTCCGAAGAAGTTAAAACCGAATATGGCTCAAATGAAGAAGATACTGTTGATGATGCCAATACCAAAAAAGACTCATGAAACATTTTTCTAAATTGATTAGTGCGGTTGAGATTACCAACAAAACCAATGATAAGATTGCTGCTTTTGTAGAGTATTTTAAAACCGCACCAGATAAGGATAAACTTTGGCTCATCGCTATTTTTACAGGGAAACGTCCCAAGCGCCCGGTTAAAACTACTTTGATGAAACAATGGTGCATGGAGATTACCAATATCCCAGAATGGCTGTTTTTAGAAAGTTATAGTACCGTTGGGGACTTAGGCGAAACCATGTCCCTGCTATTGCCAGAACCATCCCATACCATTGATAAATCCTTTAGTGAGTGGATGCAGGATATCGTAGCACTAAAATCTCAATCAGATGCCCAAAAAGAAGCGTTTATCCGTAACGCT
Proteins encoded in this window:
- a CDS encoding ligase-associated DNA damage response exonuclease, which codes for MKLIKFTKKGIYCIPGKFYLDPWFPVDLAIISHGHADHAKWGMKHYLCQDDSKAILKHRIGPEISIESLPYNVEKSINGVKVSFFPAGHIIGSAQIKLEYKGYVVVFSGDYKVKNDDLTTAFEPVKCHEFITESTFGLPIYNWQKEEDIQQQMRSWVLNNQSKNRTSVFIGYSLGKAQRIMKLMDGLDEIYVHSAIYNINEAIQSSGIELPKTKRWTVDLDKKAIQNKIIIVPPALLGSNMIKKIPNAATAICSGWMQIRGNKRWQSVDAGFPVSDHADWNGLLSAVKATEAEKVYVTHGSQAIFSKYLNEIGIYSEEVKTEYGSNEEDTVDDANTKKDS